The genome window GTGGGAAACGGCTCCATCCCAAAACACTTTGGCAGGCTTCTTATACCCTAGGCAAACAAACCCGGCAGCACAACACGGATGCAGCCGCAAAACCATTTTGCAACAACTCAAAAAAAGCCGTGCCTGCCGCACAATTTGCTACGCCGCCCTAAACCCAAGGCAGCCTGAAACCCGCATGCTTAAACAATCTTAACCTATCTTAAAAAACAGCTTCAATCTCCCCCATAAAATCGGTTAAAATCCCCACGTTTAAAAGCACTTTTTTAACACTCCAAGCGCGAAAAGCAACATTGCATTACACGTTGCCCACCGCGCCGAAATCTTGGAATAAAAAAAATGGATAATAAAGAAATAAATCAAGGACGCCGCCGCTTTCTATCGCTTGCCACCGCCGGGGCAGGCGCAGTTGCCGCCGCAGGGGTGGCAACACCACTTGTGGCAAGCTGGTTTCCGTCTGAAAAGGCAAAAGCCGCAGGTGCTGCTGTTGAAGTGGACATCAGCAAAATTGAATCCGGGCAAATGATTACCGCCGAATGGCGCGGCAAACCGATTTTCGTGTTAAACCGCACCGAACAGCAGGTTAAAGACTTGCCCTCGTTGGATGGCCAATTAGCCGACCCCAAATCCAATGCCGACCAGCAGCCTGAAAACTGCAAAAACCCCACGCGCTCGCTCAAACCCAACCTTTGGGTGGCCGTGGGCATTTGCACGCATTTAGGCTGCTCGCCCACATTCCGCCCCGATGTGGGCGCGGCAGACTTGGGCGGCGGAAGCTGGAAAGGCGGCTTTTTCTGCCCTTGCCACGGTTCCAAATTTGACCTCGCAGGACGCGTGTATGCAGGCGTTCCCGCGCCCACCAATTTGGTTATCCCGCCATATAAATACATCAACGACAACGTCGTTTTGATTGGCGAAAGTTAATAGGGGTACATCATGTCAAACCAACAAACAAGCAAAACCAAAGCCTTATTAAACTGGGTGGACGCGCGTTTTCCATTGACCAAACTTTGGAACGACCACGTCGGGCAATACTACGCACCCAAAAACTTCAATTTCTGGTATTACTTCGGTTCGCTCGCCCTGCTCGTTTTGGTAATTCAAATCGTCAGCGGCATTTTCCTGACCATGAACTTCAAACCGGACGGCACCACCAACGCCTACAACCTCCCCGTGGCGTTCACCGCCGTGGAATACATCATGCGCGACGTATCGGGCGGCTGGATTATCCGTTATATGCACTCCACCGGCGCGTCGTTCTTCTTTATCGTGGTGTATCTGCATATGTTCCGCGGGCTGATTTACGGCTCATACAAAAAACCGCGCGAATTGGTGTGGATATTCGGCTCGCTCATCTTCCTCGCCTTGATGGCGGAAGCCTTTATGGGCTACTTGCTGCCTTGGGGGCAAATGTCGTTTTGGGGCGCGCAAGTGATTATTAACTTGTTTAGCGCGATTCCCGTGATTGGTCCGGATTTGTCCACCTGGATTCGCGGCGACTTCAACGTATCTGATGCCACGCTTAACCGCTTCTTTGCGCTGCACGTGATTGCCGTACCTTTGGTATTGCTCGGCTTGGTAGTTGCCCACTTAATCGCCCTGCACGAAGTCGGCTCAAACAACCCCGATGGCGTAGAAATCAAAAAACTGAAAGATGAAAACGGCATCCCGCTCGACGGCATCCCGTTCCATCCTTACTACACCGTGAAAGACATCTTGGGCGTTGCCGTGTTCCTTATCGTGTTCTGCTCCGTGTTGTTCTTTGCGCCTGAAGGCGGCGGCTACTTCTTAGAAGCGCCGAACTTTGACCCGGCCAACCCGATGGTAACGCCCGCGCACATCGCGCCCGTGTGGTATTTCACGCCGTTCTACGCCATTTTGCGCGCCATTCCTTCGTTTGCCGGCACGCAAGTTTGGGGCGTAATCGGCATGGGTGGTGCGGTGATTTTGATTGCGCTGCTGCCTTGGCTTGACCGTGGCGAAGTGAAATCCGTTCGCTATCGCGGTCCGATTTTCAAAACCGCACTGGTGTTGTTTATCATCGCCTTTATCGGCTTGGGCATTTTGGGGGCGCAAGTGGCAACCGACACGCGCACCCTGCTCGCCCGCATTTTCTCTATCGTTTACTTCGCATTCTTCTTGGGCATGCCGTTCTACACCAAGCTGGACAAAAACAAACCTGTTCCGGAACGTGTAACCATGAGCACGACGAAGCAAAAAATCATGTTCTTCGTTTACGTCGGCATCACATTGGTGTGCGCGTATCTGTTTGCAACTAACGTTTAAAGGGCAGAGAAAATGAAATCTACATTCAAAAAAACTTTGGCTGCCCTGTTGTTGGCAGCACCCATTATGGCTGGCGCATCGGGCGGCGGGCATTATCCCCACGTTGAGCTTGACCCGCGCGATCAAGTGAGCTTGCAACGCGGCGCACAAATTTTTGTGAACAACTGTCTCTCTTGCCACTCTGCGGCTGCCATGCGTTTTAACCGCTTGAAAGACATCGGTTTGACCGAAGACCAAATCAAAGCCAATCTGATGTTTACCACCGATAAAGTGGGCGATGTGATGCATGCGCACATGAAACCTGAGGATGCGAAAAAATGGTTTGGCACCGTGCCGCCTGATTTGACGCTGATTGCGCGCTCGCGCGGCAACGACTACATCTACGCCTATCTGCGCGGCTTCTACAAAGACCCGACGCGCCCAACGGGCTGGAACAACACGGTGCTGCCCAACGCCGCGATGCCGCACGTTTTGGCTGCCGAGCAAGGCATCCAAGCGGTGAAACTGGATGCCAAGGGGCAGCCGGTGATGAAAAAAGACGCGCACGGCAAGCTGGTGCCTGATTTGCAGTGGGAAAGCGCAGGCAAGCTCACGCGGTTCAGCAAAGACGGTAAGTTTATTGAAACCGACTACAACAACTATGCCCGTGATTTGACCAACTTTATGGCGTATATGGCGGAGCCTGCCCAAGTGCAGCGCAAACAAATCGGCTATATCGTGCTGATGTTCTTGCTGGCGGTGCTGTTGCCGTTGTCGTATTTCTTGAAGAAAGAATATTGGAAAGACGTGCATTAACATTGCGCCGATAGACCATAGATAGGCAGCCTGAAAACGGGGTTTCTCGTTTTCAGGCTGCCTTTTTGGTTTTTGGGCGTGGCGCGTGGGTGTGGTTTCAGGCTGCTATGGTTGGGTTGCGGCAGCCTGAAACACAGTTTAATGCAGCTAAAAATACGTTGGCGGCTGTGCTTCGATAAACCTTCGTGATGCGTTTACCTTTGCGCCTTATCGCGGCGCGGGCGCAAAGGTTGGGCAGCCTGAAAACGGTTGCTCGCGCTGGCTACGGCTTGCTTGCAAGCCGTGTACGGGCGAAAGGGATTTTCAGGCTGCCTGAATGTGGGCGGGCATGGGGATGGATGGAAATAGGCAGCCTGAAAAAGGAGTTTCTCCGTTTTCAGGCTGCCTTTTGTTGCATGGGCTTAGGGGCATTCGTGGGCAAAGATAAGGCTGGCGCGCACGCCGTGGCTTTGGTTTTGCAACGCCAGCCTGCCGCCGTGCAGACGCATGATTTCGGCAACGAAGCTCAGCCCCAAGCCGCTGCTGCGCCTGCCGTTGGCGCGGGGGAGCGAGTAGAAGCGTTGCGGGATTTTGGCGAGGGCGTAGTCGGGGATGGGGTCGCCTTGGTTGTCGATGTGCAGTGCGGTGGCGGTAAGGCTGATGCGGATGGTGGTGTGCGGGGCGGCGAAGTCTAGGGCGTTGGCGAGCAGGTTGTGGATGGCTTGGCGCAGGAGGATGGGGTCGCCTTGCAGAACAGGTTGGGCGATGGCGTTGAATTGTAGCGCGAGGTGTTTGGCTTGGGCGGCGGGCTGGTGCTCTTGGATGGCTTGTTGGCACAGAGAGGCGAGCGGCACGGGTTGGATGGCGGCAAGCTGGTCGCTGTTTTCCAGTCGAGCGAGTTCTAATAACTTGGCGATGAGCTGTTGCTGGTTTTGGGTGTTGCGGATGATGCGGGCAACCAGTTGGTGTTGCTCGAGGGTGAGCGGGCTGTCTTGCAGCAGTTCCAGCGCGGCGGCTTGGGCGGTGAGCGGGGTTTTGAGTTCGTGGGTGAGCCCGAGGATGTAGTCTTCTATGTGTTGTCGGTGGTTGAGTTCTTGGCGCAGGTGGGCGATGGCGTGGACTAGTCGGTAGAGATAGCTGTCGCCGAATTGGGGCTGGATGGCGGTGCGGTTGGCTGCCATGGCTTCGGCGTAGCGGCGGATGCGGTTGATGCTGCGGGCGAGCCAGTAGGCAAGGCTGACCAGCAGAACGAGGGTGGCGGCGATGTGGGCTTGGATATGGGGGCTTTGGTTGAGCCATGCGTGGGCGGTGAGCAGGGTGCTGATACCCAGCAGGATGAAAAACAGGCGCAGGCTGATGTTTTTGAAATATTTGCTCATTGGAAGCTGTATCCGATGCCGTGGTGGGTGTGTATGCAGGCGGGGTCTATTTGGGCGTTGCGCAGTTTTTGGCGCAGGGCGCGGATGTGGGTGTTGATGGTGTGGGGGTCGGAGGGGTGGTTGCTGCCAAACATGGCGGTGAGCAGTTCTTCGCGGGTGTACACGCGCTGGGGGTGGGCGATGAGGGTGCGCAGTAGGCGGTATTCGCCGAGGGTGAGGGGGAGGGCTTGCCCTTGGTGGCGGATGCAGTGGGCTTGGGTGTCGTCTTGCCATTGTTGCCATTGGGCTTGTGGTGGATTGGGGTTGGGCTCGTTTTGGCTGCACTCGTTTTCAGGCTGCCTTTGGGTGCGGCGCAGCAGGGCTTTGATGCGGGCGTTGAGTTCGCGCGGGCTGAACGGTTTGCCGATGTAGTCGTCTGCGCCGAGTTCCAGCCCGAGGATGCGGTCGGTTTCTTCGTCTTGGGCGGTGAGCATGATAACGGGCAGGCTGGGATGTTGGTGGCGCAGGGTTTTGAGGTAGTCAAAGCCGTTGATGTCGGGCAAGCCTACGTCTAGCAGCAGTAGGTCGTAGGCTTCGCGGGCGAGATGCTGGCCGGCGGCTTGGGCGGTGGGGGCGATTTGGCTGGTGTGGCAGTCGCGCTTGAGGGCGATGGCGATGATTTCGGCGATTTCGGCTTCGTCTTCTAGGATAAGGATGTGGGGCATGGCGGTTGGGGGATGGAGTGGAACGGGGGGATTCAGGCTAAAACCTTTGCGGGGTTTCTGAGGCAGCCTGAAATCTAGAATGGCGGGGTG of Kingella oralis contains these proteins:
- a CDS encoding cytochrome c1, producing the protein MKSTFKKTLAALLLAAPIMAGASGGGHYPHVELDPRDQVSLQRGAQIFVNNCLSCHSAAAMRFNRLKDIGLTEDQIKANLMFTTDKVGDVMHAHMKPEDAKKWFGTVPPDLTLIARSRGNDYIYAYLRGFYKDPTRPTGWNNTVLPNAAMPHVLAAEQGIQAVKLDAKGQPVMKKDAHGKLVPDLQWESAGKLTRFSKDGKFIETDYNNYARDLTNFMAYMAEPAQVQRKQIGYIVLMFLLAVLLPLSYFLKKEYWKDVH
- a CDS encoding cytochrome b, translated to MSNQQTSKTKALLNWVDARFPLTKLWNDHVGQYYAPKNFNFWYYFGSLALLVLVIQIVSGIFLTMNFKPDGTTNAYNLPVAFTAVEYIMRDVSGGWIIRYMHSTGASFFFIVVYLHMFRGLIYGSYKKPRELVWIFGSLIFLALMAEAFMGYLLPWGQMSFWGAQVIINLFSAIPVIGPDLSTWIRGDFNVSDATLNRFFALHVIAVPLVLLGLVVAHLIALHEVGSNNPDGVEIKKLKDENGIPLDGIPFHPYYTVKDILGVAVFLIVFCSVLFFAPEGGGYFLEAPNFDPANPMVTPAHIAPVWYFTPFYAILRAIPSFAGTQVWGVIGMGGAVILIALLPWLDRGEVKSVRYRGPIFKTALVLFIIAFIGLGILGAQVATDTRTLLARIFSIVYFAFFLGMPFYTKLDKNKPVPERVTMSTTKQKIMFFVYVGITLVCAYLFATNV
- a CDS encoding ATP-binding protein, with amino-acid sequence MSKYFKNISLRLFFILLGISTLLTAHAWLNQSPHIQAHIAATLVLLVSLAYWLARSINRIRRYAEAMAANRTAIQPQFGDSYLYRLVHAIAHLRQELNHRQHIEDYILGLTHELKTPLTAQAAALELLQDSPLTLEQHQLVARIIRNTQNQQQLIAKLLELARLENSDQLAAIQPVPLASLCQQAIQEHQPAAQAKHLALQFNAIAQPVLQGDPILLRQAIHNLLANALDFAAPHTTIRISLTATALHIDNQGDPIPDYALAKIPQRFYSLPRANGRRSSGLGLSFVAEIMRLHGGRLALQNQSHGVRASLIFAHECP
- a CDS encoding response regulator, whose product is MPHILILEDEAEIAEIIAIALKRDCHTSQIAPTAQAAGQHLAREAYDLLLLDVGLPDINGFDYLKTLRHQHPSLPVIMLTAQDEETDRILGLELGADDYIGKPFSPRELNARIKALLRRTQRQPENECSQNEPNPNPPQAQWQQWQDDTQAHCIRHQGQALPLTLGEYRLLRTLIAHPQRVYTREELLTAMFGSNHPSDPHTINTHIRALRQKLRNAQIDPACIHTHHGIGYSFQ
- the petA gene encoding ubiquinol-cytochrome c reductase iron-sulfur subunit, coding for MDNKEINQGRRRFLSLATAGAGAVAAAGVATPLVASWFPSEKAKAAGAAVEVDISKIESGQMITAEWRGKPIFVLNRTEQQVKDLPSLDGQLADPKSNADQQPENCKNPTRSLKPNLWVAVGICTHLGCSPTFRPDVGAADLGGGSWKGGFFCPCHGSKFDLAGRVYAGVPAPTNLVIPPYKYINDNVVLIGES